A genomic window from Silene latifolia isolate original U9 population chromosome 11, ASM4854445v1, whole genome shotgun sequence includes:
- the LOC141613094 gene encoding uncharacterized protein LOC141613094: MAKSKNPKNNNPKSNNNSNSKSSNTNSTSHNNTKNQKNIVVSSEASTSKSKSTSPHNARKINLSFPPIESSELEVILEESEQEEEDVSGYESERREPSLRLTTADVEGEITYWSSAVYCYILGANPPSSVITGYVKRVWQSYGIDRISFLPNGIFLVRFKSKAKQIEVVNNGHLIFDNKPVIVKEWSPDSELIKHDVKLIPIWMKLYGLDIKFWGTDCLRKISGLVGKMIRCDDATSKRAFLGYARIMVEVQIGQQFPTELEFVDELGKIQRVKVVYDWLPLSCDKCKGMGHEAIHCRKIEGAPKRVWKPKVKPQAPVNEAVTKPRPVAKPVSPVVAPPPVTQVPSPVMQTPVVVPLTGGTTSVGLKEIEVNTSFPRRFISKMMKHDNGEPRVFTPRGLSFMDALTLSVQKARTESRKLLTPGTYSIMETKIKGSRWINARNVICEDWSICTNNSTHVGGRVWLLWDPQVYQVDVLDVTAQCIHSKVFDKVQKIVFCITEVNDRVGGAEVSWAEMAPMRKMIVDCQLQDMKSSGSYYTWNNKHEATTKVYSRIDRVLINEQWFQTFPEAVANYLPEGLYDHCPCLINSTEEISKRKMGFKYFNMWALSDDFESTVKDSWQQELRGTPMYRVVQKLKRLKPVLKNLNKAQFSDIENLTNVTELALKHFQQQLIQDPMNDTLCNAEKDCANDLIKLVKARNSYLAQKAKEAWIKDGDDNTSFFHSSIKRRRMKNRVYSIHDMEGVLCSKPDDIKAAFEDYYQKLLGTSNPVKPLCKRVVRHGNILTAAHRDLLLKPVSDEEIKSAMFSIPGDKAPGPDGFSSQFFKDSWHIVGREVCKAIRNVFDSGQLLKELNTTTLTLVPKVDLHDSVLRFVPIACCNTVYKCLTKVLCNRLSLILPDIINPSQGAFVKDRDIVGNILICQDLIKLYKRKVCSPRVMLKIDLQKAYDSIEWSFLNDMLCALEFPPSFITLIMACVTSPTFSLALNGEVFGFFRGQRGLRQGDPLSPLLFTICLEYLSRLLGVLDKYQGFRYHPLCSKLKLTHLCFADDLLMFSRGDLHSVRLLLRAFETFSASSGLKMNNGKSNIYSNGVKEEIMKSIEKASGVKRGGIPFRYLGVKIAPKRLGVLDCQCLVDKVTERIARLGAKHLSYAGRLTLIKSVLSTLHNYWARIFILPKTVLNSIDAICRAFLWHGQEQKESPVLVSWNQVCKPRRKGGLGLKLLHQWNIALMGKYVWWVEKKTDHLWVKWVHTIYIKNTTWKDYEPTITTSWAWRRLCAVKTQLKPWLYDEVWRDSGADYTVKLGYHWLVDAGPDVLWYPWIQNRIMLPKHNFFIWLVAHNRLLTQDRLMRMHIAQSNSCYLCAADEEDVHHLFFSCSFSRQCVRLLEDWLRICLPYQGVIDWWIAIRERSLLKKQVVAAAVAHLMYLIWHARNRCRLESVMPLPVMLIKQVKELLQWRLRYSRVKFGSRRSQDWVNSLWQSVTN, translated from the exons ATGGCAAAATCTAAGAACCCTAAAAATAATAATcctaaatcaaataataatagtaatagcaaATCATCTAATACTAATAGTACGTCACATAATaatacaaaaaatcaaaaaaatattgTTGTTTCTTCAGAAGCAAGTACGAGTAAGAGTAAGTCGACTTCGCCGCATAATGCTCGGAAAATCAACCTTAGCTTTCCTCCAATTGAATCGTCAGAGTTGGAGGTGATTTTGGAGGAGAGCGAACAGGAGGAGGAGGACGTATCGGGGTATGAATCTGAACGGCGGGAACCGAGTCTCAGGCTGACTACTGCGGATGTTGAAGGTGAGATTACCTACTGGTCCTCAGCTGTTTATTGCTATATCCTAGGTGCGAACCCCCCGAGTAGTGTGATTACTGGTTATGTTAAGAGGGTTTGGCAATCGTATGGTATTGATCGTATTTCTTTCTTACCAAACGGTATTTTCTTGGTGCGCTTTAAATCCAAAGCAAAACAGATAGAGGTTGTGAACAATGGTCACCTGATTTTTGATAACAAGCCAGTTATTGTTAAAGAGTGGAGTCCAGATTCTGAATTAATTAAACATGATGTGAAATTGATTCCTATTTGGATGAAACTGTATGGACTGGATATCAAATTCTGGGGGACTGATTGTCTGAGGAAGATAAGTGGTTTGGTTGGTAAGATGATTAGATGTGATGATGCTACCAGTAAAAGGGCTTTCCTTGGATATGCCAGAATCATGGTAGAGGTACAAATTGGTCAACAATTCCCTACTGAGCTTGAATTTGTGGATGAATTGGGAAAGATTCAGAGGGTAAAAGTTGTATATGATTGGTTACCTCTATCGTGTGACAAGTGCAAAGGTATGGGTCATGAAGCTATTCATTGTAGGAAGATTGAGGGAGCTCCAAAGAGGGTGTGGAAGCCCAAGGTGAAACCTCAGGCTCCTGTAAATGAAGCTGTCACTAAACCCAGACCTGTGGCTAAACCTGTTTCCCCAGTAGTGGCACCACCTCCAGTTACTCAGGTACCCTCTCCAGTGATGCAGACCCCTGTAGTGGTTCCTTTGACTGGTGGTACTACTAGTGTGGGGCTAAAGGAGATTGAGGTGAATACCTCATTCCCTAGGAGGTTCATAAGTAAAATGATGAAACATGATAATGGGGAACCTAGGGTTTTTACTCCTAGAGGACTCAGTTTTATGGATGCTCTAACCCTATCTGTGCAGAAGGCAAGAACTGAGAGTAGGAAACTGCTTACTCCTGGAACTTACTCGATAATGG AGACTAAAATAAAAGGTAGTAGATGGATTAATGCTAGGAATGTCATTTGTGAAGATTGGTCAATTTGTACTAATAATAGCACTCATGTTGGGGGGAGAGTGTGGTTACTATGGGACCCTCAGGTTTATCAGGTGGATGTTTTGGATGTTACAGCCCAATGTATCCATTCCAAAGTGTTTGATAAAGTTCAGAAGATTGTGTTCTG TATAACTGAGGTAAATGATAGAGTTGGTGGAGCTGAGGTGTCTTGGGCTGAGATGGCTCCTATGAGGAAGATGATAGTTGACTGTCAGCTGCAAGACATGAAAAGCTCTGGTTCTTATTATACGTGGAATAACAAGCATGAGGCTACAACAAAAGTGTATAGCAGAATTGATAGGGTTTTGATCAATGAGCAGTGGTTTCAAACCTTCCCTGAGGCTGTGGCAAACTATCTCCCTGAAGGTCTCTATGATCACTGTCCATGCCTTATAAACTCTACTGAGGAAATTAGTAAAAGGAAGATGGGGTTtaagtactttaatatgtgggcTCTCTCTGATGATTTTGAGTCCACTGTGAAGGATAGTTGGCAGCAGGAGCTGAGGGGTACCCCTATGTATAGAGTGGTTCAGAAATTGAAGAGGTTAAAACCTGTGCTTAAAAATTTGAACAAAGCTCAATTTAGTGACATTGAAAACCTTACCAATGTTACTGAATTGGCTTTGAAACACTTCCAGCAGCAACTCATTCAGGATCCCATGAATGATACTCTATGCAATGCTGAAAAAGATTGTGCTAATGATCTCATTAAGCTGGTCAAGGCTAGGAATAGCTATTTAGCTCAGAAAGCTAAAGAAGCCTGGATTAAAGATGGGGATGATAATACTTCTTTTTTTCATTCGagcatcaaaagaagaagaatgaagaataGGGTGTATTCCATTCATGACATGGAGGGGGTTTTGTGCTCTAAACCTGATGACATAAAAGCTGCATTTGAAGACTACTATCAGAAGTTGCTGGGCACCTCAAACCCGGTCAAACCTTTATGTAAAAGAGTGGTCAGGCATGGAAATATTTTGACTGCAGCTCACAGAGATCTCCTTCTCAAGCCTGTTTCTGATGAAGAGATCAAAAGTGCTATGTTTTCTATACCTGGTGACAAGGCACCTGGGCCTGACGGTTTTAGTAGCCAATTTTTTAAAGACTCCTGGCATATTGTGGGCAGGGAGGTGTGTAAGGCTATTAGAAATGTGTTTGATTCTGGCCAACTGTTGAAAGAATTGAACACCACTACTCTTACTCTGGTGCCCAAAGTTGATTTGCACGATAGTGTATTGCGATTCGTGCCTATTGCCTGTTGCAATACAGTCTATAAATGCTTGACGAAAGTGTTGTGTAATAGATTGAGCTTGATTCTGCCTGACATTATAAATCCTTCACAAGGGGCTTTTGTAAAAGACAGAGATATTGTGGGGAATATTCTCATATGTCAAGACCTCATCAAGCTCTATAAGAGGAAAGTCTGCTCCCCAAGGGTAATGTTGAAAATTGATTTACAGAAAGCATATGACTCCATTGAGTGGAGCTTTCTGAATGATATGTTGTGTGCTTTAGAGTTTCCCCCCAGCTTCATCACTCTGATTATGGCTTGTGTGACCTCCCCCACCTTTTCCTTGGCCCTGAATGGAGAGGTGTTTGGCTTTTTTCGAGGACAAAGGGGTTTAAGGCAAGGGGACCCCCTATCCCCCTTGCTCTTTACAATATGTCTTGAGTATCTCAGTAGATTGTTGGGTGTGTTGGATAAATATCAGGGGTTTAGATATCATCCTTTATGCTCTAAGTTGAAGTTGACCCACTTATGTTTTGCTGATGACCTGCTCATGTTCAGCAGAGGTGACCTACATTCTGTTAGATTATTGCTCAGGGCTTTTGAGACCTTCTCTGCCTCTTCTGGACTTAAAATGAATAATGGCAAATCAAACATTTACAGCAATGGGGTGAAGGAGGAAATTATGAAGAGTATTGAGAAAGCTTCTGGGGTGAAAAGAGGGGGGATCCCTTTTAGATATTTGGGGGTTAAAATTGCACCCAAACGTCTGGGGGTCCTTGATTGCCAGTGTTTGGTTGACAAGGTGACTGAGAGGATTGCTAGATTGGGGGCTAAACATCTTTCTTATGCGGGGAGACTCACCCTCATAAAATCTGTGTTAAGTACCCTTCATAATTATTGGGCCAGGATATTCATTCTACCCAAAACAGTTCTTAATAGTATTGATGCTATTTGCAGAGCCTTCCTGTGGCATGGTCAAGAACAAAAGGAATCCCCTGTACTTGTATCATGGAATCAGGTTTGCAAACCAAGGAGAAAGGGTGGCTTGGGTTTGAAACTGTTACATCAGTGGAATATAGCTTTGATGGGCAAATATGTGTGGTGGGTTGAGAAGAAAACTGATCATCTATGGGTGAAGTGGGTGCATACTATTTATATAAAGAATACTACTTGGAAAGATTATGAACCTACTATCACTACTAGCTGGGCATGGAGAAGACTATGTGCTGTCAAAACTCAGTTGAAGCCGTGGTTGTATGATGAAGTCTGGAGAGACAGTGGGGCTGATTATACAGTCAAGCTTGGTTATCATTGGCTTGTTGATGCTGGCCCTGATGTTCTCTGGTATCCTTGGATACAGAATAGGATTATGCTGCCAAAGCACAATTTTTTCATTTGGCTTGTTGCTCATAATCGCCTGCTTACTCAGGATAGATTAATGAGGATGCACATAGCACAGAGTAATAGCTGCTATCTTTGTGCTGCTGATGAGGAGGATGTACATCATTTGTTTTTTAGCTGTTCTTTTAGTAGGCAGTGTGTGAGGCTACTTGAGGACTGGCTACGTATCTGTTTGCCTTACCAGGGGGTCATTGATTGGTGGATAGCAATTAGGGAGCGGTCATTGCTGAAGAAACAGGTGGTTGCTGCTGCTGTTGCGCACTTAATGTATTTGATTTGGCATGCACGTAATCGATGTAGGCTTGAGTCTGTCATGCCTTTACCTGTTATGCTTATAAAACAGGTGAAGGAATTATTACAGTGGAGACTGAGATATAGTCGTGTGAAATTTGGGTCTAGGAGAAGTCAGGATTGGGTCAATAGTTTGTGGCAAAGTGTAACTAATTAG